Genomic segment of Panthera leo isolate Ple1 chromosome B2, P.leo_Ple1_pat1.1, whole genome shotgun sequence:
cccactAAGAAGGCCTGAGACCCCTTTCTCTGGTTGGTGGCAGTGGTGGAGCTGCTGCCTTCCCTCACCTCCTGGCTATTAGGCAGGTCCCCGCCTCCACGGTGCAGGAGAAAAGGGGGCACACCAGGCAACCCAGGACGCAGAAAGAGACAGTCAGCAGCTGCGTCATCTGGGAGCGTCAGGGACGCATAGGGGTGGTCCGTCAACACTGCCATCGcctgagggagaggaaagaggaagtgcTGAAGCTCAGAGGGCTGAGGACACAGTTACATTTGCTGTACAATAATGCTAGCAAGCACTTAGCCCTTAGTATGTGTCAGGCAGTGTTCTAAGTGATTTAGTTACCTCTGTTCCACCTCATACTCACATGCACTTCCTTCTACCTCCAaccctcttctccccctctccagcccctcccagtCAATTTCATACATCCTTCAAGTCATAGCTTAGTTGCCATCTTTTGGGAGTTACTTGAAACTCGGGAAGATGATGTGAATCTGCTGTGTTCCCTGTCCTTGTCCTGCTAGTATAACAACTTGCTTTCTCACAGGTTTTCACACTAGATAGTCCgccccatgagggcagggttTGGAGTTAATTCTCTGAACCTCCCTGCTTTCAGCCTCTAGGGCCGGGAGCCACACCCACTTTTGTGGCCGAACCCCaacctgccccacccctgccccgcctcTCACCCTGACAGCCTTTTGGGCGGCTTCGCTGCTACCCGCTACCACAGTGCGGGGTCCCCCCATGCCGCAGAGGCCGCGCAGGTGGGAGGGGCTCGAGACTGGCACTGTGGAGACAGCGAAGTCCTAGGGGCAACAAGGGAAAGAATTCAGGGGAAGTGGGAGGAGTGAGAGGATTCCCTAAAACACAAGCTGCTTTTGGCTCCTCCCTACGCCGTGTCCCACCCCACGCCCTTCCTACCCCATCAGCTCCTGGCTCCCCCAGCACGAAGCTGGTCCTGCTCCTCACCCGAAACGTGTCCGCCACGATCTCAGCTCCTCGGTGATTGGTCCACTTGGAGAGACCTACGAAAAACTCCCGGCCTGAGCCCAGGGAGGCCGCGGgggtttaagagagagagtgagttggaaACAAGGCCCGACGTGGCCCAGTCTCAACTCTGCttcccagtgcaaagcccaggaATGCAGGCACCTCAGCCTCACCGGTAAAGAGAACATCAGTGCCATCCAGCGTCGCGTTCTCATCTCCCATCTCCACAATCCGGAGCCCAAGGTCCTGAAGGGCTTTGCGGACTCCATCGACCTTAGGGCAGGAAAAGAGGGCGCGGGGC
This window contains:
- the DDAH2 gene encoding N(G),N(G)-dimethylarginine dimethylaminohydrolase 2 isoform X1 gives rise to the protein MGTPGEGLGRCSHALIRGVPESLASGEGAGAGLPALDLAKAQREHGVLGGKLRQRLGLQLLELPPEESLPLGPLLGDTAVIQGDTALITRPWSPARRPEVDGVRKALQDLGLRIVEMGDENATLDGTDVLFTGREFFVGLSKWTNHRGAEIVADTFRDFAVSTVPVSSPSHLRGLCGMGGPRTVVAGSSEAAQKAVRAMAVLTDHPYASLTLPDDAAADCLFLRPGLPGVPPFLLHRGGGDLPNSQEALQKLSDVTLVPVSCSELEKAGAGLSSLCLVLSTRPHS
- the DDAH2 gene encoding N(G),N(G)-dimethylarginine dimethylaminohydrolase 2 isoform X2, with product MSLSLPSSLSVSSPRQLLELPPEESLPLGPLLGDTAVIQGDTALITRPWSPARRPEVDGVRKALQDLGLRIVEMGDENATLDGTDVLFTGREFFVGLSKWTNHRGAEIVADTFRDFAVSTVPVSSPSHLRGLCGMGGPRTVVAGSSEAAQKAVRAMAVLTDHPYASLTLPDDAAADCLFLRPGLPGVPPFLLHRGGGDLPNSQEALQKLSDVTLVPVSCSELEKAGAGLSSLCLVLSTRPHS